The Paenibacillus sophorae genome has a segment encoding these proteins:
- a CDS encoding ATP-dependent nuclease, with product MQISKLHLKNFRSFGEEGTTITLNKLSGFVGENSAGKTALIHGLVKLFGVTPNERTLEKSDFHIPKQVKIEAIKELQLSIEARIDFPELMATNQDILSRASIPPFINQLVVHATAEAPYLRVRLTGKWTADNTPEGEIEQKLHFVTVAEGEDEAEDDLVPVTPHQRSTIQVIYVPAVREPSAQLRNASGTILWRILNNISWPDDINDSIKTKMEPVNELFDGIDGVSQIRSVIGEEWKKYHKDTRYQDAKLQFSSSTLASILKKIEVTFTPTHDQGEYSVEKLGDGLRSLFYLSLVSSLLESEIKITGKSNASLTVLAVEEPENHISPHLLGRVMENLKDISNKSNAQVILTSHSASIIKRVDPEDLIHLRIDQTNFTTIVKKVILPNKTSDAYTYIKEAVRAFPEIYFARLVILGEGDSEEIVIPKILAVNEIHPDDYGISIVPLGGRHVNHMWKLLNELNIPHITLLDLDRERGGGGWSRIKYAIKQLLLNGHNREELLKVRVGEKEVVLSDEQIEEMDEYPMTPEWIETSMNKLWIQRLMRDKYNVFFSAPLDLDFLMLETFPEAYKETVPRGPSIPDRTQHPEEYAEKIKGGIIAALKNVKATGHTYTEEQHELMVWYNTLFLGRSKPSTHIEALLKLDDDDLIIFMPEPFSKLVVRVKEILQKED from the coding sequence TTAAAGAACTTCAGAAGTTTTGGAGAAGAGGGAACAACAATAACTTTGAATAAGCTTTCGGGTTTTGTTGGAGAAAATTCAGCTGGTAAGACTGCCTTAATACATGGTTTAGTTAAACTGTTTGGTGTGACTCCAAATGAACGAACATTGGAGAAGTCGGATTTTCATATTCCCAAACAGGTCAAAATAGAAGCCATAAAAGAATTACAACTTTCAATTGAAGCCCGGATTGACTTTCCAGAATTAATGGCGACTAATCAAGATATTTTGAGCCGAGCCAGTATTCCTCCATTTATAAATCAACTCGTTGTTCATGCTACAGCTGAGGCCCCATATTTGCGTGTAAGATTAACCGGAAAGTGGACCGCTGATAATACACCTGAAGGTGAAATTGAACAGAAGCTACATTTTGTCACTGTTGCTGAAGGTGAAGACGAAGCTGAAGACGATCTAGTTCCCGTCACACCGCACCAGCGTTCTACAATTCAAGTCATATATGTTCCTGCCGTAAGAGAACCATCTGCCCAATTACGTAATGCTTCGGGAACAATACTTTGGCGGATTTTAAATAATATCTCCTGGCCAGATGACATAAACGACTCAATCAAAACAAAAATGGAACCTGTGAATGAGTTGTTCGACGGTATTGACGGGGTTTCGCAGATAAGAAGTGTCATCGGTGAGGAGTGGAAAAAATACCACAAAGATACCCGGTATCAAGATGCAAAATTACAATTTAGCAGTTCTACACTTGCTTCAATACTTAAGAAGATTGAAGTGACATTTACTCCAACTCATGATCAGGGCGAATATAGCGTAGAAAAATTGGGTGATGGTCTACGATCCTTGTTTTATCTTTCATTAGTGTCATCTTTACTTGAGTCAGAGATTAAAATTACTGGAAAATCAAATGCTTCTCTTACAGTACTTGCGGTTGAAGAACCGGAAAATCATATTTCACCTCATCTTCTAGGAAGAGTGATGGAGAATTTAAAGGACATTTCTAATAAGTCCAATGCTCAAGTAATTTTAACCTCACATAGCGCTTCAATTATTAAGCGAGTCGATCCAGAAGATCTTATTCACTTGAGAATAGATCAAACGAATTTTACAACAATAGTAAAGAAAGTGATTTTACCTAATAAGACATCTGATGCATATACATACATTAAGGAAGCTGTGAGGGCTTTCCCTGAAATTTATTTTGCAAGATTAGTAATTTTAGGTGAGGGTGATTCAGAAGAGATCGTAATTCCCAAAATACTTGCAGTTAACGAAATACATCCCGATGATTATGGAATATCAATTGTCCCACTTGGGGGAAGGCATGTTAACCATATGTGGAAATTACTCAACGAGTTGAATATTCCACATATTACTTTATTGGATTTGGATCGGGAACGAGGAGGCGGAGGTTGGAGTAGAATTAAGTATGCAATTAAGCAGTTGTTACTTAATGGCCATAATCGTGAAGAGTTATTAAAAGTCCGGGTTGGAGAAAAAGAAGTAGTCCTTTCTGATGAACAAATAGAAGAAATGGATGAGTATCCAATGACCCCTGAGTGGATAGAGACTTCTATGAATAAATTGTGGATTCAAAGACTTATGAGAGATAAGTATAATGTCTTCTTTTCCGCGCCTTTAGATTTAGATTTTCTTATGCTAGAAACATTTCCTGAAGCATATAAAGAAACAGTTCCTAGGGGCCCTAGCATACCAGATCGTACTCAGCATCCTGAAGAATATGCGGAAAAAATTAAGGGCGGCATCATTGCTGCATTAAAGAATGTGAAGGCAACGGGGCACACCTATACAGAAGAACAGCATGAACTTATGGTTTGGTATAATACGTTGTTTCTCGGCAGAAGTAAACCAAGCACACACATTGAAGCCTTATTAAAACTTGATGATGATGACTTAATAATTTTCATGCCTGAGCCTTTTAGTAAGCTAGTTGTGAGGGTAAAAGAAATCCTACAAAAGGAAGATTAA
- a CDS encoding UvrD-helicase domain-containing protein encodes MSYTKPENWSPGEEITLEPAAELAVKSELNNLILAGPGAGKTELLAQRACFLLQTNLCPYPQKILAISFKKDAAENLKNRVELRSGKELAARFESRTFDSFSKQLLDRFRLGLPDAYRPAKHYNILTSNREIREIVTGYIIERHPNQPNWMHEINFNVLFRRLSDDELPIFEDGEDIYTWVLTRLWNVMIQGGNGLPSSLTFPMISKLADYLLKQNPLIKKALQVTYSHVFLDEFQDTTHLQYELVKTIFLESSVILTSVGDDKQRIMGWAGALSDSFEQFKHDFNASQIELTHNHRSAPRLIEIQNVMAKIINENATYATVSRQHSDLEGVCEVWNFQTHLDEAVFVASSIAKRIQQENVTPRDICILVKQYEHIYARNVIEELGKQGVQARIEKEYQDLLAEECTQLIIDFFKLATIERTHDSWVRVSEVLSFVQGFDPDHDHLEILKMESELNEHIIQIRSKLDRVVNDEDRCKQEIENIIKGIYSFIGVEKFFRLYPKYARGTFFNQLIDDSVEKLTTAYMKYLNWSDAISDFIGLFSIPIMTIHKSKGLEYDTVIFLGLEDDAFWSFQTQRAADMCAFFVALSRAKKQCFFTFSASREILRFGDVQVRPQFNQNLSSLYQILQDANVTVRHISEVNL; translated from the coding sequence ATGTCATATACTAAACCAGAGAACTGGAGTCCAGGGGAAGAAATCACCTTGGAACCGGCAGCAGAGTTAGCAGTGAAATCGGAGTTAAATAATCTAATCTTAGCAGGTCCAGGAGCGGGAAAAACTGAACTACTAGCTCAACGTGCTTGCTTTTTATTACAAACCAATTTATGTCCATACCCTCAAAAAATCTTGGCTATTAGTTTTAAAAAAGACGCCGCGGAAAACCTGAAAAATAGAGTGGAATTACGGTCTGGAAAAGAGCTGGCAGCAAGGTTTGAATCAAGGACATTCGATTCGTTTTCCAAACAACTATTAGATAGATTTAGATTAGGTTTACCAGATGCTTATCGTCCAGCAAAACATTATAATATTTTGACTTCAAATAGGGAGATCCGGGAAATAGTCACTGGTTACATAATCGAGCGGCATCCTAATCAGCCTAATTGGATGCATGAAATTAACTTCAACGTTTTATTTAGACGTTTATCTGATGATGAGTTGCCCATATTCGAAGATGGAGAAGATATTTACACTTGGGTTTTGACAAGGCTTTGGAATGTTATGATTCAGGGGGGGAACGGACTTCCAAGCTCTTTAACGTTTCCTATGATTTCTAAGCTAGCCGATTATTTGCTAAAACAGAATCCACTAATCAAAAAGGCACTTCAGGTAACATATAGTCACGTTTTTTTGGATGAATTCCAAGATACCACTCACCTTCAATATGAATTAGTAAAAACAATTTTCTTAGAATCTTCAGTAATACTGACAAGTGTGGGGGATGATAAGCAAAGAATCATGGGGTGGGCAGGTGCCCTTTCCGATTCTTTTGAACAATTTAAGCACGATTTTAATGCTAGTCAAATTGAATTAACACATAACCATAGGTCTGCCCCGAGATTAATAGAAATACAGAATGTAATGGCAAAGATAATCAATGAAAATGCTACGTATGCTACAGTTTCTAGACAACACAGTGATCTGGAGGGAGTATGTGAGGTTTGGAATTTTCAGACTCATTTAGATGAGGCCGTATTTGTAGCATCGAGTATAGCAAAAAGAATACAGCAAGAAAACGTGACACCAAGAGATATTTGTATACTTGTAAAGCAGTATGAACATATCTATGCACGAAATGTAATTGAGGAGTTAGGAAAACAAGGTGTTCAGGCTAGAATTGAAAAAGAATATCAAGATTTACTTGCAGAAGAATGTACACAGCTAATTATTGATTTTTTTAAACTGGCTACAATTGAAAGAACACATGATTCATGGGTGCGGGTATCAGAAGTTTTGTCTTTTGTACAAGGTTTTGATCCCGATCATGACCACCTCGAAATATTAAAAATGGAGTCGGAACTTAATGAACATATTATTCAAATAAGAAGTAAATTAGATCGAGTGGTGAATGACGAAGATAGGTGTAAACAAGAAATTGAAAATATCATTAAAGGGATATATTCCTTTATTGGAGTAGAAAAGTTTTTTCGGTTATATCCAAAGTATGCTAGAGGGACGTTCTTTAATCAATTAATTGATGACTCAGTTGAAAAACTAACAACAGCATATATGAAATACTTGAATTGGAGCGATGCTATCTCTGATTTTATAGGATTGTTTAGTATTCCTATAATGACAATTCATAAGAGTAAAGGATTAGAGTACGATACTGTTATATTTCTAGGTCTAGAAGATGATGCATTTTGGAGTTTCCAAACACAAAGAGCAGCTGATATGTGCGCATTTTTTGTGGCTCTGTCCCGAGCCAAAAAACAGTGTTTTTTTACTTTCAGTGCCTCAAGAGAAATCTTGCGATTTGGAGATGTTCAGGTGAGACCTCAGTTTAATCAAAATCTTTCATCTCTATATCAGATATTACAGGATGCTAATGTTACTGTTAGGCACATTTCAGAAGTGAACTTGTGA
- a CDS encoding SNF2-related protein has product MRRVERLRSLYESTITDLTQSGEAWTDFLTFAAPIYKYSFDNMLLIYSQNPEATMLAPLPVWNKVGRYVKKGEKSIAVCDFGQDNLVLNHLFDITQTTGKVPPGPWNLEQIDLTELAVRLSSYEISNIAVWISNMAKDAMTSSMDGVMQDWTLDVQDHFFDRLPPAGFEQHMQDIVQDSVVYFVHRRCKLPEPEQMDFSTIVHFDSLPLVARLGHQVTTIARDILQDIARHAKILNNERRLSHEQQQAELELLRDRRPSVSRPADLESGRSRPADAGQVWPDGAEFPPQSPPAALPDSQDARQSDGKNASSGTGSSREDGSIDQTASETPSHATDGRHPGADTPPQSDQINRRRTGPERHHTETAITTFSSDSEPPTSGSFFLPKKEDSQQEKISADHMLELLLQSSKSGSTAKERIYTFITEHYPVKAANLVPLLKSLYGIGGARGEFGNGLHGYDHDSKGMRLEWADADGSHETTFTWNKVAAAILQLIQEGRYDERFPPFPPAEPEWTLFDYAAQIEHEASETTTQDIDSDFVSNQQDSINSVPDDIPSSSFPIETVNFRFNPESSPYPTGPKGKFRHNVDAIRLLKQLETENRLATPDEQQVLAGYVGWGGLANAFNPTATGWESEYHELKQLLDATEYAAARNSTITAFYTEQVVIQAIHDALLRFGLTDGANRKLLEPSMGTGNFFSVLPPAWETAELHGVELDSITGRIAHQLYPNANIRLQGFETVDFGDTRFDAIFSNIPFHNVRIFDQRYTRSYLIHDYFFIRALDLLKPGGILAFIVSKGTMDKQDSSVRELLAQKAELIGAVRLPNTTFQSLAGAEVTTDIVFLQKRERILQLQNTEMPEWVYVDATTDGIPLNRYYLSHPHMVLGNMVWDRGMYGAERATTCVPHEGQELSVALEQALSTLQAKFAAMPDLPEEEMDVLDEEPERIKAPSGIKNFTYVVRSDRIYYCENGYLLPQDIKGKKAERIKGLCTIKAALLDVIQIQTRDGYPLADLERAQQALNQVYDRFVREHGAINDRANISAFTDDDQLPLLRSIEDLTAEKMWTKAAIFFRPTIRPHRLPDQAETALEALQICLNQRLKIDLPYIAHLCGKTTSEVREELDDRIFLNPQKYTGDEEEGWELDEEYLSGNVKDKLAYATLKAQEHPELFTRNVEALTQVQPPPLMPGDIDFRIGSPWIPVRYYRDFMYETFGTAKVFQASQTTDVDYLEYTNTWRVSGKSLERNSIKVNQTFGTPRANAYEIFESSLNLQSITVRDPVTYLDSNGNEQTKYVVNAKETMIARAKQQQMKEAFSSWLFQDKYRADDLLAIYNNKFNTIRPRNYDGDHLVFQGMNEEMELRKHQKDVTARIIYSGTALMAHEVGAGKTAAMIAAGMYLKRIGAVQKPIYCVPNHLTEQWANEFLRFFPAANILVTTKKDFALSNRQRFVSRIAMGDYDAIIIGHSQFEKIPISKERQEQLLRDEIRNVSSMIEQMKKEKGDNWSIKQMVVFENNLKSRLERLVNERKKDDLLTFEQLGVDMLFVDEAHAYKNCFTFTKMRNVAGIGKSSSQRATDMLLKCQYLQEMNNGRGVVFATGTPISNSMSEMYVMQRYLQPHLLQKLGLNFFDNWAATFGEVVTSLEITPEGSGYRMKSRFAKFHNLPELMSLFRLVADIQTADMLNLPTPQLEGGKSTVIVSECSFFQKQMMDDFVVRAEKIRNNEVDATEDNMLKLTHEAKLMSIDPRLVDEAAPSDPTSKLNRCISITFDIWKRTETDRLTQVIFCDSGTPKSGQFNVYDEVKTQLILRGVPEHEIAFIHDANTDVQREALFEKVRRGEVRILLGSTQKMGTGTNVQDRLIAAHHLDCPWRPADITQRDGRILRQGNQNDVVQIFRYVTKGTFDAYLWQIQEQKLRYISQVMTGKNISRSCDDADETVLSAAEVKAIATDNPLLAEKMQVDNEVTRLKLLKSNWYNEQMMLETKIKQYPQSLQRTEHEISQLQEDICLLEQSRNKPFHMELDEKTFTERPKAGEVLLLLYNITVLQPDESLRIGAYRGFEIHLARQSMYNMHVEIRGAKIYPIDLGDSELGNISRIENAIEKIPSLLQADVQKQKELHDQYTAAQNEKTKPFEFEQKLQELVARQAEINSTLEFQELQNQELMIEDSPEEQQPVHERDLACCEPGEC; this is encoded by the coding sequence ATGCGTCGAGTCGAACGGCTGCGAAGCCTGTATGAGTCAACCATCACAGACTTGACCCAAAGCGGAGAAGCTTGGACCGATTTCCTGACCTTCGCCGCTCCCATCTATAAGTACTCATTCGACAATATGTTGCTCATTTACAGCCAAAACCCGGAGGCCACCATGCTGGCCCCCCTGCCCGTTTGGAACAAGGTTGGCCGTTATGTGAAGAAAGGTGAAAAAAGTATTGCCGTCTGTGATTTTGGTCAAGACAACCTTGTTCTTAACCACCTGTTCGACATTACGCAAACAACGGGCAAAGTGCCGCCTGGACCTTGGAATCTGGAACAAATCGATCTTACGGAATTGGCCGTACGGCTCTCCTCTTACGAAATAAGCAATATCGCCGTATGGATATCTAACATGGCCAAGGACGCCATGACTTCTTCGATGGACGGAGTAATGCAAGACTGGACCTTGGATGTACAGGATCATTTTTTCGATAGGCTTCCTCCAGCGGGCTTTGAACAGCACATGCAGGACATCGTTCAGGATAGCGTTGTGTATTTTGTTCATCGGCGGTGCAAATTGCCGGAACCAGAACAAATGGATTTCTCGACCATTGTCCATTTCGATTCGTTACCTCTTGTTGCCCGATTAGGACATCAAGTAACCACGATAGCCCGCGACATCCTGCAAGACATCGCCCGCCACGCAAAAATTCTTAATAACGAAAGGAGACTCTCACATGAACAGCAGCAAGCCGAACTTGAATTATTACGAGATCGACGGCCTTCTGTATCCCGACCTGCAGATCTCGAATCAGGCAGAAGCCGACCAGCAGACGCTGGGCAAGTATGGCCGGATGGCGCTGAATTTCCTCCGCAATCACCACCCGCAGCGCTTCCTGATTCTCAAGATGCAAGGCAATCTGATGGAAAAAATGCTTCAAGTGGAACAGGAAGCTCACGCGAAGATGGAAGTATTGACCAAACAGCTTCTGAGACTCCATCCCATGCCACAGACGGAAGACATCCTGGAGCGGACACGCCACCTCAATCAGATCAAATCAACCGCCGAAGAACTGGTCCTGAACGACATCATACTGAAACCGCGATAACAACATTCTCTTCCGATTCGGAGCCGCCCACCAGCGGTTCTTTTTTTCTGCCCAAAAAGGAAGATAGCCAACAAGAAAAGATTTCAGCCGATCACATGTTGGAACTCCTGCTGCAAAGTAGCAAAAGCGGATCAACGGCCAAAGAACGTATCTATACGTTCATAACGGAACACTACCCTGTTAAAGCGGCCAATCTTGTCCCTCTACTCAAATCTCTATATGGCATTGGTGGCGCCAGAGGCGAATTCGGGAATGGATTGCACGGTTACGACCACGACAGCAAAGGAATGCGCCTGGAATGGGCCGACGCTGACGGCTCTCATGAAACGACATTCACCTGGAATAAAGTCGCTGCGGCTATCCTGCAATTGATTCAGGAGGGACGATACGACGAACGCTTCCCTCCTTTCCCACCGGCCGAACCGGAGTGGACGCTGTTCGATTACGCTGCCCAAATCGAACATGAAGCGTCTGAGACTACAACGCAGGACATCGATTCTGACTTTGTTTCAAACCAGCAAGACTCAATCAATAGCGTTCCCGATGACATACCCTCTTCATCGTTTCCAATTGAAACCGTCAATTTTCGCTTTAACCCGGAAAGCTCCCCGTATCCTACCGGTCCAAAAGGTAAATTCAGACATAATGTCGATGCTATTCGGCTGCTGAAACAATTGGAGACGGAGAATCGTCTTGCGACTCCAGATGAGCAACAGGTTTTAGCAGGTTACGTGGGCTGGGGCGGACTGGCCAATGCCTTCAACCCTACGGCTACCGGTTGGGAATCCGAGTACCACGAGTTAAAACAATTGTTGGACGCAACGGAATACGCCGCGGCACGAAACTCGACCATTACCGCCTTTTATACTGAACAAGTTGTTATTCAGGCCATTCACGATGCCTTGCTCCGCTTTGGCTTGACCGACGGAGCTAATCGTAAACTTCTGGAGCCTTCCATGGGAACCGGTAATTTCTTTTCTGTTTTGCCTCCAGCATGGGAGACCGCCGAATTGCACGGTGTGGAATTGGACAGTATAACTGGCCGGATTGCTCACCAACTGTACCCTAATGCGAACATCCGTCTGCAAGGATTTGAAACAGTGGATTTTGGGGATACCCGGTTTGACGCCATTTTTAGCAACATCCCTTTTCACAACGTACGCATCTTTGATCAGCGGTATACGAGAAGCTACTTGATTCACGATTATTTCTTTATCCGAGCACTGGACTTGCTAAAACCTGGCGGTATTCTGGCTTTCATTGTCAGTAAAGGGACGATGGATAAACAGGATTCTAGTGTACGTGAGCTGTTGGCACAAAAAGCCGAACTGATCGGCGCCGTCCGTTTGCCCAATACGACCTTCCAATCGTTGGCGGGTGCCGAAGTTACCACTGACATTGTGTTTCTCCAAAAACGGGAACGCATCCTACAGTTACAAAACACAGAAATGCCCGAGTGGGTTTATGTTGATGCTACAACAGACGGGATTCCTTTAAACCGTTACTATCTCTCCCATCCCCATATGGTATTGGGGAACATGGTTTGGGATCGCGGAATGTACGGAGCAGAACGAGCGACTACATGCGTGCCGCATGAGGGCCAAGAGTTGTCTGTCGCACTCGAACAGGCGCTTTCGACACTACAAGCTAAATTCGCCGCGATGCCGGATCTGCCGGAAGAAGAAATGGACGTACTTGACGAAGAGCCAGAACGAATTAAAGCTCCTTCCGGGATTAAGAACTTTACCTACGTCGTTCGAAGTGATCGGATTTACTATTGCGAAAATGGCTACTTATTGCCGCAAGATATCAAAGGCAAAAAAGCCGAACGAATTAAGGGACTCTGCACAATCAAAGCGGCATTGCTCGATGTTATTCAGATTCAAACCCGCGACGGCTATCCACTGGCTGACCTCGAACGAGCGCAGCAAGCACTTAATCAAGTATACGACCGTTTTGTTCGGGAACACGGAGCAATAAACGATCGAGCCAATATTTCTGCCTTTACCGACGATGATCAATTGCCGCTGCTTCGTTCCATCGAAGACCTAACGGCGGAAAAAATGTGGACGAAAGCTGCTATCTTTTTCCGACCAACCATCAGACCGCACCGTTTGCCTGACCAAGCGGAAACCGCATTGGAAGCATTGCAAATTTGCTTAAACCAGCGATTGAAAATCGACCTGCCCTACATCGCTCATTTGTGCGGGAAAACTACTTCCGAGGTCCGTGAAGAACTCGATGACCGCATTTTCCTCAATCCGCAAAAATATACCGGTGACGAGGAAGAAGGCTGGGAGTTAGATGAAGAGTATTTGTCCGGTAATGTCAAAGATAAGCTGGCCTATGCAACGCTGAAAGCTCAGGAACATCCCGAGCTGTTTACCCGCAACGTCGAAGCACTGACCCAAGTGCAACCTCCTCCACTTATGCCGGGAGATATTGATTTTCGCATCGGCAGTCCGTGGATTCCCGTTCGTTATTATCGGGACTTCATGTACGAAACGTTTGGAACCGCCAAGGTGTTCCAGGCTAGTCAAACCACCGATGTCGATTATTTAGAATATACCAATACTTGGCGCGTATCCGGTAAATCGCTGGAACGGAATTCGATCAAAGTCAATCAAACCTTCGGCACTCCTCGTGCCAACGCCTACGAGATTTTTGAAAGCAGCCTGAATCTGCAAAGCATCACCGTTCGGGATCCGGTCACCTACCTGGACAGCAACGGGAACGAGCAAACCAAGTATGTCGTCAATGCCAAAGAAACGATGATCGCCCGCGCCAAACAGCAGCAGATGAAAGAAGCTTTCTCGTCCTGGTTATTTCAAGATAAATACCGTGCCGACGACCTGTTAGCCATTTACAACAACAAGTTCAATACGATCCGGCCTCGAAACTACGATGGCGATCATCTCGTTTTTCAAGGGATGAACGAAGAAATGGAGCTGCGCAAGCATCAGAAAGATGTCACTGCAAGAATCATCTATTCGGGCACAGCGCTGATGGCTCATGAAGTGGGGGCAGGCAAAACAGCAGCTATGATTGCCGCCGGTATGTACCTGAAACGAATTGGAGCCGTGCAGAAACCGATATACTGTGTCCCTAACCATTTGACTGAGCAATGGGCCAACGAATTTCTGCGCTTCTTCCCCGCTGCCAACATTTTAGTGACGACGAAAAAAGACTTTGCCCTCTCCAATCGCCAACGTTTCGTTTCACGAATAGCTATGGGAGATTACGATGCGATTATCATCGGCCATAGCCAATTTGAAAAAATCCCGATTTCCAAAGAACGTCAGGAACAACTACTACGAGATGAAATCCGCAACGTCTCCAGCATGATCGAACAAATGAAAAAAGAAAAGGGAGACAACTGGAGCATCAAGCAGATGGTCGTTTTCGAGAACAACCTGAAATCCCGTTTGGAGCGTCTGGTCAACGAACGAAAAAAGGATGACCTGCTTACCTTCGAGCAGTTGGGCGTGGACATGTTGTTTGTGGATGAAGCACATGCGTATAAAAATTGCTTCACGTTCACCAAAATGCGAAACGTTGCCGGCATCGGCAAATCCAGCAGCCAGCGCGCAACGGATATGCTGCTCAAATGTCAGTACCTACAGGAAATGAACAATGGCCGCGGCGTCGTCTTTGCCACTGGCACGCCGATCAGCAACAGCATGTCGGAAATGTACGTCATGCAGCGCTACCTTCAGCCGCATCTGCTACAAAAACTGGGCTTGAACTTCTTCGACAACTGGGCGGCGACGTTCGGGGAAGTAGTTACGTCACTGGAGATCACACCTGAAGGCAGCGGCTACCGGATGAAATCCCGCTTCGCCAAGTTTCATAATTTGCCGGAGCTAATGAGTTTGTTTCGCTTAGTGGCAGACATCCAAACGGCGGACATGCTAAATTTGCCCACCCCACAACTGGAAGGCGGAAAATCAACCGTTATCGTCAGCGAATGTTCTTTCTTTCAAAAGCAAATGATGGACGACTTTGTCGTACGCGCCGAGAAGATCCGAAACAATGAAGTGGACGCCACCGAGGACAATATGCTCAAGCTCACGCATGAAGCAAAGTTGATGTCCATTGATCCACGGCTGGTGGATGAAGCCGCTCCCTCCGATCCAACATCCAAGCTGAACCGTTGTATCTCCATCACCTTCGACATTTGGAAACGGACAGAAACGGATCGATTGACTCAAGTGATTTTCTGCGATAGCGGAACACCGAAATCGGGCCAATTTAACGTTTATGATGAAGTCAAAACACAACTCATACTTCGGGGTGTTCCGGAGCATGAAATCGCCTTTATCCATGATGCAAATACGGATGTACAGCGGGAAGCCTTGTTTGAAAAGGTCCGCCGCGGCGAAGTTCGGATACTGTTGGGCTCCACACAAAAAATGGGGACCGGTACGAACGTTCAGGATCGGCTCATCGCCGCCCATCATCTGGATTGTCCATGGCGTCCTGCAGACATCACGCAACGGGACGGCCGCATCTTGAGACAAGGTAACCAGAACGACGTTGTCCAGATCTTCCGATATGTCACAAAAGGGACATTCGATGCTTATCTTTGGCAAATCCAGGAGCAAAAGCTCCGATACATCTCGCAAGTGATGACCGGCAAAAACATTTCCCGCTCCTGTGATGACGCAGACGAAACTGTATTATCTGCGGCGGAAGTGAAAGCGATCGCGACAGACAATCCGTTGTTGGCTGAAAAGATGCAAGTCGATAATGAAGTAACTCGTCTGAAATTGCTGAAGTCCAACTGGTACAATGAACAAATGATGCTCGAAACCAAAATCAAACAGTATCCGCAATCGCTGCAAAGAACAGAGCATGAAATCTCGCAACTGCAGGAAGACATTTGTCTACTTGAGCAGTCGCGGAACAAACCGTTTCATATGGAATTGGACGAAAAAACCTTTACAGAACGTCCAAAAGCCGGTGAAGTGCTCCTGCTCCTGTACAATATAACGGTCTTGCAGCCTGATGAATCACTTCGGATTGGAGCTTATCGGGGATTTGAAATTCACCTCGCACGGCAGTCTATGTACAACATGCATGTGGAAATTCGGGGAGCGAAAATCTATCCTATCGATTTGGGTGATTCGGAACTGGGCAATATTTCTCGAATCGAAAATGCCATTGAGAAAATACCTTCTTTGCTGCAAGCAGACGTACAAAAACAGAAGGAATTGCATGACCAGTATACGGCCGCGCAAAATGAGAAAACGAAGCCGTTCGAATTTGAGCAAAAGCTGCAAGAACTTGTTGCCCGGCAGGCAGAGATTAACTCAACGCTTGAATTTCAGGAATTGCAAAATCAAGAACTGATGATTGAGGATTCTCCTGAAGAACAGCAACCTGTACATGAAAGAGATCTAGCATGTTGCGAACCTGGAGAGTGTTAA
- a CDS encoding DUF6075 family protein, with protein sequence MHTKFKDLEHHQFYEGMIRMTHSQTDTYRQALFYLLGLTEQTRSHVRDLYDFDENSICLEGLYKGWQTSSTVKLTRLAFNLYNGYSGDEERDASRNYSPYFMFDTGLLPYFFEAVKLHYPEFAQVRSHDFVQLPFGAMKNHEEYDLEH encoded by the coding sequence ATGCATACGAAGTTTAAAGACCTTGAACATCATCAATTTTACGAAGGCATGATTCGCATGACCCACAGCCAGACGGATACTTACCGCCAAGCCTTGTTTTATTTACTTGGCTTGACGGAGCAAACCCGTTCTCACGTTCGTGACCTGTACGATTTCGATGAAAACAGCATTTGCCTGGAAGGACTTTATAAAGGCTGGCAAACGAGCTCCACCGTCAAATTAACCCGTCTGGCATTCAATTTGTACAACGGATACTCCGGGGACGAAGAGCGGGATGCCTCCCGAAACTACAGCCCGTACTTTATGTTTGATACCGGCCTGTTACCTTACTTTTTTGAAGCCGTCAAATTGCATTATCCTGAATTTGCACAGGTTCGCTCTCATGATTTTGTACAACTTCCGTTCGGCGCGATGAAAAATCATGAGGAATACGATTTAGAGCATTGA